The nucleotide sequence TGCAAGGAGGGGATCTTGTGCGTGACGCTCGCCCGTCGCAATATCGTccccacatttttatttttcaggaaGCGGTGCTTCGGAGTGTACGTTCCCCCAGCAGCTCATTGTTACCTGAGCAGCAGAAGGAAACAACTGCAGTTCCtacttgatgtgtttttgtgcctCTTCAGCTTTTGTTCCTTTCAATGAAagcaaagaaggaaaaaacagaTATCAGCTTGTGGgtacatgtgtgtgcgtgtgttgttgtgtggctgtatgtgtctgtttatgTGGATCCAAGCAATGTGTGGTGAGGGTGGATCTTTACCCAGAAGTCAAACTCACAGGGTCGCAGGTAGTGTTataattatcacccgactctgcagttctacgaagcatttcagcatcttttGGCCCACAACTtgaatgttttggttcactctcaccgctctcttCAGCGTTGCTTTCCTAAAATGCTAACACATTCAGCTGAATGTTAATACTATTTCAATTCCCTGCCCATTATCGTTTTacatcagagtaaaccaaacaACACCATGGTTGCAAATTATTTCGTCTGAAGTTCTGACTAGTTCTTTATTCATCAAAATACAGCAAGTAAATAATTGCATGTAAAAAACTGACAGATAATGCTGTAGCAGTTTTAGTCAGTTTACAGCGCCATGTTATGTGTtagcatttgaaaaaaaaggcTGCAAGCTTTGCTACCTAAACGTTTGTTTAACTCCTCTCAAGCCACAGCTAGCGCTAGTTTCTGGGGCAGAGAAGAGCAGCATAGCATATcaaaatattcactttcttttagaCGGCTACAAAACCTTTGTTCAGATGTCTCGCCATCTTGTTCAGTGATagacatttgtcatttgttgtaTATGAATTAACgctaaatgctaaatatagCTAAGATAGTTAGCTAAATAGCTAGATAAATAGGTATATGTTAGACTGCTAGCTAATTTGCTAGATAGATATTATCTTTTGCATAAAGCCAGACTTCAATGGAACCTCCAATGGCATTACATGTGGATGCCAGGAGATCTGACACACAACTCCCAAGCCTTTTTAGCTGTATTTGTATTCTATTTCACCTCAGTTGGCATTTTTTGTACTTTCTTTCAACATTAAATGATCCGACAGAAAGAAATGAAGACAGAACGAAGCATTAAATGTATTCTGAATCTGTTAGTTCCACTGTGGCGTACTTGGGAGGCCCTGTGTTTGTCTAGTGATTTGGGTTTGGAGATTTTGGGGGAAGCGAGCAGAGTCAAACAGGGCTGGGGAGGTTGTTGTCTCCCTCCGGGGCGTGAGGAGGTTTTTCAGAAAACACTGCCAGTCACGTCTGGCCCTCTGCGGACAGTAAATCACGCTCTTCGCCGTAGTGCTTCTGCACAGCAGCCCCAGCTCCCTCCTCAGCTGGAAATGCAATACGCCACGTACCCCAGGCTCTGGGACCACCCAAGAGGCATATGGggtcacacacagaaaaacaaatgtgcatGTGCTCGTATAatcacacacacccccacaatCAAGCACGTtcagatacacacatactgtatataagccAATATGCTTGTCCTCGGGATGTGAGGGGGATTAGTTTGTGGCATTAAGGGTGAGGGGGCAAAGGAAATTCACAGCATGCGGTGGTTTCAGTGGTTTCTCTCACTGGGATCTAAATACCACATACACTTCCAAATATCAAAGGATGGTTGACCCTCTGTGTTCAAAGTGGCTGCAGACATGTCAGACACTCCAAGAAAACatctaaaaataattgttaaaaacTAATTTAGGAAGAAATAAGCGACTAGGAATTGAGGTTTGGGCAAAGTATTACAAGCAGAGGGGGAGTCAAATGTACCTAAAGCTCAATAACAAACTGTTGTTCAGATGCTATTTGTTTGTTGGTTGGATGCCTGAGCCCACAAGGCAAACCAAACTGCTAAAAGATGGTGAGCATTTTAGGGCCAGCTGCCATGCACgactttgttttggtttcccaAATGATGTTGGTTTCGGGAAGTGCAAAGAGGAAATCAAAATAAAGGGCAGCACAACTGGTCTGAGTAGCTGTGGATGCTCTTGGTTTCAGTGGCATTTTTATGATATAGATTTATGACTTATTCACAACCTATAGCTGTATTTCTGGGAACAATATTTGTCACAGTCTATCAAACTCAAATGTGAATGCACCTGATTAAAGGCATTACTAAAGACATATTGTATTAAAGGAATTTGTTTCCATTCCTTTAAAAAGGTACTTTTTGTGCAACATTTGATGTTCAAAACTCAAGTAACTAATTAAATTTATATAATAATCCaagaaactttttttccccttattgGGACATTTTGTACATTATGTAGcccagaagagagagaagaaaaggggAACATATGTGAAAAACGCTGCAGACCACATTCACAGATTGAGCGCATAGTACCCACCCTCACCATCCGAAACATTTTGGATGCCATCAGGTTCCTACAACTGAGAAAcgtgtgtattttttaaaattccaaaGCATTTTGGTTTTCCACATGACAGTAGGACAGTGTTTACTTGCCTGCTTCTTTACAAACAGCTGTGAGGTCTGCTCCTACGTATCCGTGAGCAGCGTCAGCCAGCTGCGCCAGCTCCTCGGTGGTGGCGCTGCAcggtacaaaactcagctgcttcTGCAAAATATCTGCACGCTCGGCAGCACCAGGAACTCCCACCTGCCATCGTGAAATCAATAGAACAATAGACTGTAGAACAGAAAGTTTCATTTACACTAAAAAGTAACTGTGGCAGAACCCTAGAAGGAACCTTGAGGAACCCCAAACCACAAACGAATGGAGTACTTCAAGGAACTTTGCAGAGATATTTCCAGCAGTGTGATCATTGTTATCATTGatcatacaaacaaacagcaaatatcctcaaattctgacattttaaacactAGGTTAATAATTTTTACCAGACCAATTCACAATAGGCAAACGGGAGAGTGTTGCATGAGTACACATGGCTGCTGGTGAGTTATAACAGAGGAATAAGCTGAACACATATCTGATACAGGACAGTCTTTTCACCACCCACTGCCGCTACAGTGTGTGGTAGTACGCACCTCCAGCTCCTTGTCAAAGCGCCCAGGTCGGCGCAGGGCAGGGTCGAGGGCATGTGGCCGGTTTGTGGCCCCCAAGACCAACAGCTGACCTGAGTGACCCTCCTGGAAGGACAGGAAAAAGAGTAGAGATCAGTCTTGTCCTAGTAATCATGGTTTAATGTAGTTTTATGTTATCGTGCTGCTTTAAATAAACATAGATACTAaactaacatacagtatatagaataatgtgtgtaaatgtgtttttcgcTGTAGTCTTGCAGCTCATGTCAGACTGTGATTTCCTTGAAACAAAGTCAGTATCTAATGGATTACTTTGTGAGGCATCAATATGTGACTTTAAATAAGACACTAGGAATTACATGCAAATTGCTGCTTTGAGTCATCAATATCAACTTCCTGGGAGCTAATAAAACATCAGTGCATTTAACTTCATGACAATCAAGTCAGTTTTCATAAGCAAAGCCAGAAAGAATATTTGACCCCAGTCTGATGCTAAACTTGTGTTAGTCCTGTGTTTCTTGGGGTGGTCTGCCTGCAAGATGAGAAATTATTTTTCTACCTTTCAATACTGCAGGGAGAattgaaacacaaataaattataGTGCAAGCAAGAATGCTGAGGAGCAGGAAGTGCTTTCTCCACATTCCACAAACCAATCAGTGCTGATGACCTCGGATCATCTGGTCTGGAAAACAGAGAGTGGCGGGGAGTATGCAGGGAGTTGGTGTATCTGTGTAATATCACCAATCCAAAAGAGGGCTCTTTTCTGCCTGGGCACATGGAGATGTACTTTGCTGATAAAGTTATGCCAAATTGGCAGGTCGCTGCAACCTTAGGTGATTTGTTTCCCAGGCTCCCTGTGTGTGGGGGGAATCATCTTTTTTCTCATCAGGCACTGATAGAGCGCTCAGAGGACAAACAACACCCCAGAGATACAACCCACAGTGTCTGAAGGGCGTCCAGCATGCAGAGATGGTTTCCGCATGACAATCTGCATTTCCAATGAGGACATTTCCTGACGTTCTGCTGCGGAGAGCCATATTCTGAAGTCATGTGTATGCTGAACAAGCATTTGTTGGTCAATGTAAAGCAGACCTCCTTGTAATAATGATACTGATGCAAAAACACTGTTGGTTGATAGAATAAGGAGAAGACATGCAGCTCTCCAGTTCATGCTGTAAGGGCTGGCCAAGTAATGAAAAAAGGACACAGAAGCAGCTATCATCACCCGGTGTATAACTTTAAAGTAGAGCGGacacaattagttgattaatcgattagccgactgacagaaaatttatctgcaactattttgataatcaatttagCATTTAAGaaattttaaaagcaaaaacgGCAAAAAATTCAGTGGTTCCGGcgtctcaaatgtgaatattttctagtcttctttgtgtttttttattagtaAACTGAATCTTTGGGTTATGGAAAGTTAaatcggacaaaacaagccatttaaAGACATTGCTATTGGACTCTTGGAACTTGTGATGgagatttttcacaatttgctgacatttcattaaccaaacgattaattgagaaaataattggtagatgaatcaaaagtgaaaatatttgttagttgcagccctactttaaAGATAATTTTACCAGACCAGGTGAGATGCTGGTTTAGAAGGAGTAATGGGAAAAATTATACAAACATGGACGAGAGatgaaattataaaaaatgttgccTTGTACTTCAGGGGCATAGAGTAAAAGGCAACATCACATATTTTTCGTTGATTTTTTTGGTCTACAGAGCAGCATTAGCGGTATCAAAATCAACTGACAGTGTTCTGAAGTTACTGTACTCAAATGTGAATTTAGGGTGAAGTTATGTTTAAAGAAATCACAAGAATCACAGGAATGCAGTGCCACTTGAAATAGTGGTCAATTGCAAGTTCTAAAAAAAGCACCATACAAATGAAGTGACTATTATTTCAACCTAAGAATCAGCACCTGTTAGGATGCATTGTGGTAGAAGGGTAAAAACAATACTTACTGAACCGATCCCATCCATCAGAGTCAGGAGAGAAGCGACGACTCGTTTCTCCACCTCATTCTGCGCTCCCTCTCGCTTTGGGCACAAAGCATCCAGCTCATCAATAAAGATTATCGCAGGTTGTCTGTAAATTAGgtgaaaatgtgagaaatgttaCACACTAACACTCCACCCGATGTTTATAAAATGGCCGACAAGACTGTAAGAACCAAAATCACAAGCTGATGATGACATACTGCAAATCCTCAACGCACTATTTTTAAAGACTTTATTTAAGGGGCAGAGTCTTAAATTACAAATcaaatttcattagttttgttCTATTAAATGAGCTTGATGTTTGATTTTAGACTTTAAgctgttttttacttttacttatcaTTGGTGTACtgcactttttgttttctgttgatgacATCATGTGATGGCTTTTTTACTGCACAAgataaatgtatataatttgACAACTGaaatttattacaaataaaagaaatccaaaattaaaacattaaaagacagaggccaacaaaaagaaaacattctgTTTTTTGAATACACAGAAACAAAGTATCATACTAGGATAGTGGCGGTGATGGTAATTTATGGGCATGGTCAGCTGTTTACCTCTGAGACGCTTCAGTGAATATCTGCCTCAGCCTTGCTTCTGTTTCACCATAGAATCTGcaaagacataaaacaacatATCTCTTGAAGTAAATTAAACTACTCTACTATTTAATTATGACTTCAGATCACATGCAGGGTGGTGTGCATTATAATACTCTTGTCCACAGAATAAAAtccccatatatatatatatatatatatatatatatatatatatatatatatatatatatatataaataaataaatatatatatatatatatatatatatatatatatatatatatatatatatatatatatgtatatgtatatatatataatatatatatataaaatatatataaatatataaattctgGGACAGAAAAGTGATGCAAAGTTTTGGAGAAATATGACCGTACTTGCTCATGATCTCTGGGCCGTTGATCACCGTCATGTGAGCTCCAACCTCATTGGCTATGGCTCGTCCAATCATAGTCTTTCCTGTGCCCGGGGGACCATACAGAAGTACTCCTCGGGGAGGTGGGATCCCTGCATAGAAAACAGCTTGCAACtagatttttcatttttaatgttaaattgcTATTGTCctagtttacaaaaaaaatctatatcacCTTACATTATAATGGGCATCTGGTAGCCAAATGGTACTGTTTTAAAGTCTAAAGTATGCATGTAGAATGACATTGTACTATCTGACCTACCATAGTTGGAGAACAGCTTGGGGTGTTTCAGAGGAAGCTCAATGGTCTCTCTGATGACATCCAACTGGCTGCTGAGCCCACCAATCATTCTGtatgtgacctttgacctttgagctCCTGCGTCTGGATCCTCCTGTTCTGCTCTGTCTCTGAAACTGACTTTAGTAGAGCAGGAGAGGCAGTAGAAGGTGTCAGTATTCAGTGCACCACCAGGGGGAGCTGTGGGGATTTTCTCTGCTTGCTCTGAGCTAAGTGAGCTCTCTAGACTGACAGCATCCTCTGCTGACCCTGCAGGAGAATTCTGGGAGTTGTAGGAAGGGGTGCAGGGAGCAGGGGgcgaggagagagaaggaagctGGGTTGGTCGGCGTGGAGTGCTGGCTGCAGGCCCGGGCTCTCCAGGCGTGCTCGGTGCCCCGTCAGCATTGTTGTCATCCACAGTGAGCAAGCTGAGCTGCAGGGAGAGTTCGGCTGACGTGGAGTCCAGCACGGAGTTCGTCACGGTGGACTCCTCTGTGTCAGGGCCCAGTCCTGGGGGAGGAGCTGGTCTGTGGAGGGTGACACCATCCTCCCCTCTTATGGTCTCGACCCGCAGACTGCATGACCGGCCAAAGTAGGTCAGGGAGATGACACTTCCTGGCAAAATGATGTTCCCAACTGGCACAAGACAGACAAACCAGCAGAGTAATTCCACCAAAGGAAACAGGGCAGTCTGGACAGTAATAAAACTGAACATAAACAGTAATTCAAAACCAGCACACAGTATTCTTTTTTGCCAGATCGGGTAATGTACAGGTCTTAGAGTCTGAGGTGACGTTCATCATGACCAGTTAGCTCAACTGCCAGTTATGTTTCATATTGCATTTGGTAGGATTCCCACCCCTACTCTAAAAGTTTCTACTGACGTGCCAATAAACATGCAACAGTGTGAAGAAGTGACTGACTTACCCAGAGACCTCAGAAAGAAGTTCTTGAACTCATCTGTCTCTAGTGTGTCATCTTTTGACCTGAATGAAAGTtatatgtatgtgaaaataaaactatacaCATTTTCCAATATTTGTATCTATTGTATGtagatatataatatataacatacaattttatttaaccaggacaGTGCCCtactgacattaaaaaaacatttttcagggGCAGCACCACATAGAACATACCACGTAGTTACAAACATATAACATTGACTTATAATGAATTAGATAAAATATGAGGAGAATAATCAAGGATCACAAAGCACATAAGTTTAAAAGGATTAAGTAAGCTTGATAAAATACcaacaataaaattaacaagtgatattaaaaaagaaatgctgTAGATATAGATTACtacaaataaatgcataatatGGATAACTAAAATCTATTTTGGCATTTGAGCTGCAGTTGCAAGATGtgaccagcagatggcagccTTTACCTGAAATACATGCAACATTTTTGAGCGTTATTAAATTATTGTTGATATTCCAGTGTATTATTCCAATGACTTTATCACATATAACTCCATCGGCTATTTGTATTGGGATTTAACAAttcagctgcagcttctcacGAATAAAATTTATATGGAaaagtagtttttttattttactaataGTTGTTTACTCGCGGTTTTATGATATTCCTAAGCAAAGTGACACAGATTAATGTGATATATGcatatttagtctaccctcattgatttaaaaaaaaaaatggtggaaaaatataagaaacacCTCTCAGGATAACacaacagttcaacagcaccacaaactacagcctccaaaataaagttgaatcaacacctctctaaaacactgaacattataaccctCATGAAGGTGGGATTTATTGCAgtgctgttgtattagactgcattagctAGGTGTGCCTACTAAACTAGCAACTGAGTGTATACTAACCATAATGTAGTATAATATGAAGTacagtgtgaatgtgatattttaATACGTATAATATGTACCATAGGCTTTTGGTCAATGAGAACCAGATGAAGGTTACCTGTTATAGAGAACCACCTCCTCAGCCTGGAGCACTGGACCTGTCAGTGGGTGCAGCATCACCTCATCCCCAGACTTCACTCTGAGGTTACTCTGAGCACATTTCTGAAGACCAACTTTTCCACCAGGAAAGGAGGCAACCGGCCATCCTAAACACACCTGTAAGACAGAAGAAtcaaataaatgattattaaaaaGGTTTCAGAGCTGCAAATTATTTACAGGCAGCTACGGTCAGGAAGGTGGCATGCTGAGAACAGGAACCATCCATCAACTAAAGGCTCAAGGATagtaacacaaaacaacatttaatatgTTAGCCAGTGGGGccttaaaataacaatacaacTAAATATCTGATATGCAAACTGATGAGAAGAGTAAAGAAGACAAGAGAAGACGACACCTCTTGTCCTCTGGGACTCGTCAGGAGGACTGGTCTCCCGATGCATGCGCTGGCTGACTTCATTGAATTGAGGCTCATTTGGGCTAAAGTTGATCTGCAGCATCTAGGTGTTTTGTCATCAGCTGTGAGGAAAATTAACACAAATATGATAACGtcaaaaaagtgtttaaatcctttactaaagtaaaagtggtaaaaaaaatcactccAAATTCAGACTTCACTTAAATCAAAGTAAATAAGTATTTGCTTAAAATGTCCTTTGGTATCACTAGTGAAAGTATTAATTCTGAGAAATGTTCCTTGTTAAATTATCGATTtgtgaacatttaaaataattttaatgttgtagcctACTTCATATACTATTGAGTAGGTCAAACTATAgcaataatattattatagcttttcaatgtaaaattttaaaaatgtcaacttttccacaggtgtttttaaaaaaaaaaattgtccaTCAGCCTAAATTGACCAATCACTTTCCCAATTTTACAACCAAGTAGATTACAATAGTTCAAGGTAATGAATAACTGCTCTGATAATGGCAGAGAGAATGCAAAGTTTTACAAGCATTTGATTGGTGTTTGGTGATAATGTCACATACTGGAAATGTGCTGTATTGTGGGGAAATGGtttaagagaaaatgtaaagtgtTATAGCTAAGTAGGCCGACCCATTGACCAGCTGGCTACTGAATGGACTGGTTCATACAGCGATGTCTATAAGCAGTATAGGACACTGACACGTTTCCATAATACCTTCAGCTTTAGAGAATacattcacaatttttcaagtcttaaAACAACCGTCAGCCACCCATGTGTATATTAAAACAGGtcttgcttgctgtaatcatatCTGCTGTTAATATGGCCATTAAGAGATCCTTTCCTAATGTGCTTcgatgtaagtgatgggggacaaaatccacagtcctctctctgtgcaaaaatacattttaaagtacaGATGGAGTTCATTTGAGGTTTCAGCAGTCTGAATTACCAAATCATGCagatatcttccaaagttacagtctttcTGGCATACAGTTTCCTCattgtgctgagctgcagaggagaaaaaagtaacacaaagagggaatttcatcctaaaaagactgtaactgTGAGATAGCCTATCCACATGATTTGTCTGCCATACAATATGGATGAACACAGGATCTCAGCATCCGACATCTTCAAACTGCAGATCGGTTCATTCGCTGAATGCATTTACATACGCAACTCAACGACGAGTCAAAGCCTTTTTAGATTTTTGGGTTTATGTGTCAAAGCCTTACCTTTTTCAATGAAATCTATGACAGTGAATGAGTTGCTCTTTAAACTTTTGCAGCTTCCTCCTTCGTGGCCGGATGTTTGCAGGTTGGAGGAGTCATTTGAGCCCTCCTTCAGTACGAGAGAACTATCCCCGTCACTCGCTTTTTTcgatttacttttatttttctttgaagacattttaataGTGAAAATCTTCTCCACGTGAACGTGCAAACATGTGTAAACATGGAGCGGTGTTGTAAACTTCCTGGTTAAAGTTTAGTCCCGCCTCCCTTTACCGTAAACCCTCGCGTATCTTTTACGGCAAGTGACAtcctttttgtatttattgcatTGTAAAATATTCttatggtgtgtttttttttagagattTGATAACATAAATAGCCTACGACTAACAATAGAAATGGGTTGGTTTTGATTGGGGAAATGTTAAAGATAAGTAGTAATCTGGCCTCGAGAAAAAGTTGTGCAAAATTGCATAGAAAAATCATATAATTTTAGGTTTTCTTTGTTACAAGCAAGTAGAAGCACATAATTCAATATGATCAAAGGTATGGCAAACATTATGAGGATGCAGTCTTAGATTCGGCATACATCTAATATGCCAAGCAGCgtttattcattgttttcaaCGGTTACTTTTGATTTCTTGTTAGCTTCTTTGCGCTAGATGACTGCATGAAGAAAGTGCGCAAATGAGCAGTATTAATCTATTGAAAAAGTTGATATTTAACTGGTTTAAAAGGGTTAATTGGTCAGTTTGTTAGCCGAATTTAACACCAGTCCTTTTTTTTAGCTAACGTTGACACTGGCAAATTACTGTTTATGTATTAACTTGTTAAATGTCAGATGTCTGAAAGGCGTTTGTCATAGTACCTCAAGAGACCACACTGTTTTGTGGCTAGCTAGTCCTCGAGCTATATTTTACCGGAGCATTACGGTATTTATGCCACTTCCAGGGTAGACTTTTACGTAACTGTACTGCACTGCACGCATATGCCGGTTGAAAATTGATCAAATACTAACTGTTACCTTTTAACGACTGTTAATGGCACCGTAGTAACATGGCTGCTTGGGCGTTTGCTTTCAAGCTTTTACCCTTGGTGAGAGGAGGGTTTAGCAGAAGAGCCTCAGCTGTCCGTGCGTTTGCGTGCGCTGCAACTCGTTCTCAACTACACAGAGTGCAGGGGACAAGTGCTTTGAAAGGCAAAGTGGACCGATTCGGTGGAGTGACAGTGAACCTGGCTGAGATCGGTTTACCGGCGGACATCAGCGAAAGCTCATTCAGCAGTTTACTGCAAGGTGGGTTCTCCTAAagtctgctgtgtgtgagaCTGAGAGGATCTGGGGAGAGAAACAATGCACAGGTCATGTCTTCTCATCAACTCACAAATCATTAACCTGCCCGACCACTGACTACAAACTAGAACAGTGGGCTACAATGTGTGTGCGTAAAGGACTTCCCATAGAAGAACGCTGAAGTCAGCTGACACGCATGGGATCATTGGACATGCAGGCGTATGAAGGCATGGAAGTACTGCTTGCAGGGTTTCCCAGCGTTTCTCTTGGTTTGATATCACATGTTtgtgtaatgaaaaaaatactaattcagtgtttgtgtccagTGTATCTGCAGGTGGCAGCCTTAACTACCCTAGACACAAAAAGTGTGAATCCACATACACATGACCTCCTGAAGTGACTTAGGAACATAGCAGTATGTGATAAAATATTGTGGTCAGGGGTCTGGAtgtagtttagtttttaaaacGTATGTTAATTACCGAATTTTAGATACAAGCCTTTCATGTATTTATCCCATTTTACCGGAGAAGAAGGGAGTCACCCTATGGAAAATTAGACATCCAGTGTCTTACTCAAAGGTAAAATGATGGTATTCAGTTAAGTGAGAGGTTTTCGAATTATATCAGCAACTAACTATTATTGTCATCACTGAGTAATCTGTCAATTCTTTTGaataattgtttaattgttctgtaaaaaaatgtccaaaaaatagtgaaaatgccgtcacaagttcccagagcccaagatgatgtcttgtttttgtcagattaAAAGTCTAAACTtaagatatttaatttagaaTGATATGTGCTGGAATCAGCAAAATGTCCAGCATTTAATTGACTTATTGATAAATTGGCTAgttgtttcagcactacattATTCTTATCTGTATTCTTCCAATCAGTCAGGGATTCCAACCAGCAACCTTCCACTTTGAAGATCTGCTTCCTTAATCTTCAGGCTACTTCCACCAAACTGTCTGTTGCTTTTCATCTTGTCTCCAAAATCAGATTAAGCATCAATAACAATCTTTCATATATCCTGTCTGATTTTGcagtttattatttaataaagcAGAACAGAACCATCATTAATAATACATCTTTAAACAAAGTTTGTGTATCCTTGTGAACTTTTGTACTCCGCAGTTTCTTTGCTCCAGTGGAAAGCAGAGGGGAAAGTTGCAGTGTGGCTTCGAGTACCCATCCAACTGAGTCGGTGTTCTGCCGCTGCCTCCAATCACGGCTTCACCTTCCATCACGCCAAAGATGACCATGCTGTGTTGGCCCTCTGGTTGGGAGAAGGGGAAAGCAGGCTGCCAGGGTTTGCAACTCACCAAATTGGAGTGGCAGGTCGAGATTTTTAACctcattcttgactttggaaatagTCGTTTGACAGTATAACCTCACCTAAAGGTCCACTCCCTATCTTTTCActgagctttcaactgcatctcacagtctttatcatcagatggagtttgctcagttgttatGGATCTGATGAAGGCCGtaagatgcagttgaaagctctgtgAAAAAGCAATGAAGTTAAGATTATCTTGTCAAACCAGTGTAGTTGTtatgtattgtttattttccaTATCGTTTATATTAAAACGTACAGTATAATCAACAAATCTAAAAACTAACATTACATACAGTCCATAATACAGTTACAGCTATAATCTGTGCCTGTTAATACAATATCACTGTTAGAGCAAGCACAATAAAATTCcatcaaaattacatttgataTACGTTTAAGTGGAACATTTCacagacaaacattaaaaacaaatggagcTGAAAATATTGGTAGA is from Siniperca chuatsi isolate FFG_IHB_CAS linkage group LG8, ASM2008510v1, whole genome shotgun sequence and encodes:
- the spata5 gene encoding ATPase family protein 2 homolog isoform X2 — translated: MSLNSMKSASACIGRPVLLTSPRGQEVCLGWPVASFPGGKVGLQKCAQSNLRVKSGDEVMLHPLTGPVLQAEEVVLYNRSKDDTLETDEFKNFFLRSLVGNIILPGSVISLTYFGRSCSLRVETIRGEDGVTLHRPAPPPGLGPDTEESTVTNSVLDSTSAELSLQLSLLTVDDNNADGAPSTPGEPGPAASTPRRPTQLPSLSSPPAPCTPSYNSQNSPAGSAEDAVSLESSLSSEQAEKIPTAPPGGALNTDTFYCLSCSTKVSFRDRAEQEDPDAGAQRSKVTYRMIGGLSSQLDVIRETIELPLKHPKLFSNYGIPPPRGVLLYGPPGTGKTMIGRAIANEVGAHMTVINGPEIMSKFYGETEARLRQIFTEASQRQPAIIFIDELDALCPKREGAQNEVEKRVVASLLTLMDGIGSEGHSGQLLVLGATNRPHALDPALRRPGRFDKELEVGVPGAAERADILQKQLSFVPCSATTEELAQLADAAHGYVGADLTAVCKEAGLHALKRALGGSHQPSDQQLTGTVTVTLQDLQWAMSVVKPSAMREVAIDVPKVHWSDVGGMEEVKLKLKQAVEWPLRHPEAFTRMGIQPPKGVLLYGPPGCSKTMIAKALANESGLNFLAIKGPELLSKYVGESERSVREVFRKARAVAPSIIFFDEIDALASERGSSSGSGGVGDRVLAQLLTEMDGIEQLRDVTVLAATNRPDMIDKALMRPGRLDRIVYVPLPDAPTRREIFSLQFRNMPVAQNVSLDDLVTRTNKYTGAEITAVCREAALLALQENIKAQHIEARHFESALNTVKPRIPDSLIQSYISYQQQHSGLCFF
- the spata5 gene encoding ATPase family protein 2 homolog isoform X1, with the protein product MSSKKNKSKSKKASDGDSSLVLKEGSNDSSNLQTSGHEGGSCKSLKSNSFTVIDFIEKADDKTPRCCRSTLAQMSLNSMKSASACIGRPVLLTSPRGQEVCLGWPVASFPGGKVGLQKCAQSNLRVKSGDEVMLHPLTGPVLQAEEVVLYNRSKDDTLETDEFKNFFLRSLVGNIILPGSVISLTYFGRSCSLRVETIRGEDGVTLHRPAPPPGLGPDTEESTVTNSVLDSTSAELSLQLSLLTVDDNNADGAPSTPGEPGPAASTPRRPTQLPSLSSPPAPCTPSYNSQNSPAGSAEDAVSLESSLSSEQAEKIPTAPPGGALNTDTFYCLSCSTKVSFRDRAEQEDPDAGAQRSKVTYRMIGGLSSQLDVIRETIELPLKHPKLFSNYGIPPPRGVLLYGPPGTGKTMIGRAIANEVGAHMTVINGPEIMSKFYGETEARLRQIFTEASQRQPAIIFIDELDALCPKREGAQNEVEKRVVASLLTLMDGIGSEGHSGQLLVLGATNRPHALDPALRRPGRFDKELEVGVPGAAERADILQKQLSFVPCSATTEELAQLADAAHGYVGADLTAVCKEAGLHALKRALGGSHQPSDQQLTGTVTVTLQDLQWAMSVVKPSAMREVAIDVPKVHWSDVGGMEEVKLKLKQAVEWPLRHPEAFTRMGIQPPKGVLLYGPPGCSKTMIAKALANESGLNFLAIKGPELLSKYVGESERSVREVFRKARAVAPSIIFFDEIDALASERGSSSGSGGVGDRVLAQLLTEMDGIEQLRDVTVLAATNRPDMIDKALMRPGRLDRIVYVPLPDAPTRREIFSLQFRNMPVAQNVSLDDLVTRTNKYTGAEITAVCREAALLALQENIKAQHIEARHFESALNTVKPRIPDSLIQSYISYQQQHSGLCFF